One Alnus glutinosa chromosome 3, dhAlnGlut1.1, whole genome shotgun sequence genomic region harbors:
- the LOC133862476 gene encoding uncharacterized protein LOC133862476, translated as MAATKQVSLKLLIEKKSQRVLFAEADKEFVDFLFSIFILPVGTITRLLQKKNMAGCLRSLYKSIENLSDIYLQPDQDKNFLLDPKVAISGAKVPLLLPSVEQSYTATNFYRCVHVSSGSSKYSNCSEYVANDQRAICPHCKSSMTSEQKYVEYPPRDIKASSSSEGGYVKGVITYMVMDDLDVKPMSTISSISLLTKFGVRDLGAVEEMVVDLGIDEVLSLLEASLKSKTVLTDVFLSNHTDNEIEVIQDVCLNTEPNESTVASC; from the exons ATGGCAGCAACAAAACAGGTAAGCCTGAAGCTTTTGATAGAGAAAAAGAGCCAGCGGGTGCTCTTTGCTGAAGCAGACAAGGAATTTGTTGATTTCCTCTTTAGCATTTTCATTCTGCCGGTCGGAACTATCACTAGgctcttacaaaagaaaaacatggcAGGCTGCTTGCGTAGCCTGTACAAGAGCATAGAGAATTTGAGTGATATTTACCTTCAGCCAGACCAAGATAAAAACTTTCTGCTCGACCCAAAAGTAGCCATTTCTGGTGCTAAAGTCCCTCTCCTCTTGCCAAGCGTTGAGCAGTCATATACAGCCACTAATTTTTATAGGTGTGTGCATGTCAGTTCTGGCAGTAGCAAGTACAGCAACTGTAGTGAGTACGTGGCTAATGACCAGAGAGCAATTTGTCCTCATTGCAAGAGTTCAATGACATCCGAGCAAAAATACGTAGAGTACCCACCAAGGGATATCAAGGCATCCTCCTCTAGTGAGGGAGGTTACGTGAAAGGGGTGATTACTTACATGGTTATGGATGATCTTGACGTGAAGCCCATGTCCACCATCTCTTCTATCTCTTTACTTACCAAGTTTGGTGTCAGGGACCTTGGGGCTGTTGAGGAGATGGTGGTGGATTTAGGCATTGATGAG GTTCTGAGTTTGCTCGAGGCTTCTTTAAAATCTAAGACTGTTCTGACCGATGTCTTCCTTTCAAACCATACTGACAATGAGATAGAAGTAATTCAGGATGTGTGCCTAAATACAGAGCCAAATGAAAGCACCGTTGCTTCTTGTTAG